Proteins encoded in a region of the Zea mays cultivar B73 chromosome 4, Zm-B73-REFERENCE-NAM-5.0, whole genome shotgun sequence genome:
- the LOC100278951 gene encoding uncharacterized protein has protein sequence MASMMGGDLVEAYVLKNACKEKLRRMEAAAAAADDKTSKQGRLAEKKVSGRGRRLLGLLKKKVHPKAAASSSPPESGAEEAASSS, from the coding sequence ATGGCGTCCATGATGGGAGGAGACTTGGTGGAGGCGTACGTGCTCAAGAACGCGTGCAAGGAGAAGCTCCGGCGcatggaggcggcggcggcggcggccgacgaTAAGACGAGCAAGCAGGGCCGCCTCGCGGAGAAGAAGGTCTCAGGCAGAGGACGACGCCTGCTTGGGCTCCTGAAGAAGAAGGTGCACCCAAAAGCGGCCGCGTCGTCGTCGCCACCCGAAAGCGGCGCTGAAGAAGCAGCCTCGTCTTCTTGA